From Trueperaceae bacterium, a single genomic window includes:
- a CDS encoding ABC transporter permease: MLGYVGRRCLLALPTLFGVALIVFALMRSVPGDVVTNLVGLQGNVSQERLAELRRMFGLDLPVHVQFGQWAGAAVRGDLGSSLRTGRPVALDLALRFPVTLELTVLSLVVALAIALPVGVLAALNRGRWADHLGSVFALLGLSIPGFFLGILLILLFSLRLGWLPPAGYVPLAEGPLANLRHMIMPALSLGLILAAATARIVRSTLLEVLGLDFVRTARAKGLAERAVVLRHALRTALIPVVTVVGLQFGQLLGGAVIIEQVFSLPGVGRFALEGINLRDYPVVQGAVLLIAASFVVVNLLVDVLYALIDPRVRYD; the protein is encoded by the coding sequence ATGCTCGGCTACGTCGGCCGGCGCTGCCTGCTGGCCCTACCCACGCTCTTCGGCGTCGCGCTCATCGTCTTCGCCCTCATGCGCTCGGTGCCCGGCGACGTCGTCACGAACCTCGTCGGGCTCCAGGGCAACGTCTCCCAGGAGCGCCTGGCCGAGCTGCGGCGGATGTTCGGCCTCGACCTGCCCGTGCACGTGCAGTTCGGCCAGTGGGCCGGCGCCGCGGTCCGCGGCGACCTCGGCAGCTCGCTGCGCACGGGTAGGCCCGTGGCCCTCGACCTGGCGCTGCGCTTCCCCGTGACGCTCGAGCTGACGGTCCTCAGCCTCGTCGTCGCCCTGGCCATCGCCCTGCCGGTGGGGGTGCTGGCCGCGCTGAACCGCGGGCGCTGGGCCGACCACCTCGGCTCGGTGTTCGCGCTCCTGGGCCTCAGCATCCCCGGGTTCTTCCTCGGCATCCTGCTGATCCTGCTGTTCTCCCTGCGCCTCGGCTGGCTGCCGCCCGCCGGCTACGTCCCCCTCGCCGAGGGGCCGCTGGCGAACCTGCGGCACATGATCATGCCCGCCCTGTCGCTGGGGCTGATCCTCGCGGCCGCCACGGCGCGCATCGTGCGCTCGACGCTGCTAGAGGTGCTCGGCCTCGACTTCGTCCGCACCGCCCGCGCCAAGGGCCTCGCGGAGCGGGCCGTCGTGCTGCGGCACGCGCTGCGCACGGCCCTCATACCCGTCGTCACCGTCGTGGGGCTGCAGTTCGGGCAGCTCCTCGGCGGGGCCGTGATCATCGAACAGGTGTTCAGCCTGCCCGGAGTGGGGCGCTTCGCGCTCGAGGGCATCAACCTGCGCGACTACCCCGTCGTGCAGGGCGCCGTGCTGCTGATCGCCGCGTCGTTCGTGGTCGTGAACCTGCTCGTGGACGTCCTCTACGCGCTCATCGACCCGCGGGTCCGCTATGACTGA